A single window of Brachyhypopomus gauderio isolate BG-103 chromosome 21, BGAUD_0.2, whole genome shotgun sequence DNA harbors:
- the LOC143484957 gene encoding uncharacterized protein LOC143484957 → MKSWTTGLDELVQCGNWPATINHQTIFHVDLFQSLPATINHQTIFHVDLFQSLPATINHQTIFHVDLFQSLPATINHQTIFHVDLFQSFQDLKQLAPGLSRHACIGMLDERTVFWQSKELWRRQNSAAGWRSFSCFSLHIKVPESIEVQGAPGLTSPVTRHEHY, encoded by the exons ATGAAAAGCTGGACCACTGGACTTGATGAACTAGTACAATGTGGAAATTGGCCTGCTACCATCAACCACCAGACCATCTTCCATGTAGACCTGTTCCAGTCTTTACCTGCTACCATCAACCACCAGACCATCTTCCATGTAGACCTGTTCCAGTCTTTACCTGCTACCATCAACCACCAGACCATCTTCCATGTAGACCTGTTCCAGTCTTTACCTGCTACCATCAACCACCAGACCATCTTCCATGTAGACCTGTTCCAGTCTTTCCAGGATCTGAAGCAGCTGGCTCCTGGGCTTTCTCGTCATGCATGTATTGGAATGCTTGATGAAAGAACAGTCTTTTGGCAGA GTAAGGAACTCTGGAGACGGCAAAATTCTGCAGCAGGATGGCGATCCTTCTCATGCTTCAGCCTCCACATCAAGGTTCCTGAAAGCATAGAAGTTCAAGGGGCTCCAGGATTgaccagcccagtcaccagacatgaacattattga